A genome region from Myroides fluvii includes the following:
- the dut gene encoding dUTP diphosphatase, protein MTSVKIINKSQHALPHYETTQSAGMDLRANLTEPITLNSLERAIVPTGLFIELPEGYEAQIRPRSGLAAKKGITLLNSPGTIDADYRGEIGVILVNVSKEPFVVENGERIAQMVIAKYEQIQWEDAATLSETVRGTGGFGSTGTK, encoded by the coding sequence ATGACATCTGTAAAAATTATTAATAAATCACAACATGCTTTGCCTCATTATGAAACGACGCAATCTGCAGGAATGGATTTAAGAGCCAATCTTACTGAGCCTATTACTTTAAACAGTTTAGAAAGAGCCATTGTACCTACGGGATTATTCATTGAACTTCCTGAAGGATATGAAGCTCAGATTAGACCAAGAAGTGGTTTAGCTGCCAAAAAAGGCATCACATTATTAAATTCACCAGGTACAATTGATGCGGATTACAGAGGAGAAATTGGCGTTATTTTAGTCAATGTATCCAAAGAGCCTTTTGTGGTGGAAAATGGTGAACGCATTGCTCAAATGGTCATTGCAAAATACGAACAAATCCAATGGGAAGATGCAGCCACTCTTTCAGAAACAGTGCGTGGTACTGGAGGATTTGGAAGCACAGGAACAAAATAA
- a CDS encoding 2-hydroxyacid dehydrogenase: protein MTTKKVLHLDSNHPLMLTQLDQLGYVNIEDYTSSKEKIEETIHEYEGVIIRSRFKIDQSFLEKATQLKFIGRVGAGLENIDCEFAASKGIVLIAAPEGNQTAVGEHALGMLLTLFNKLNIVDQEVRRGIWIREGNRGHEIEGKTVGIIGYGHMGNALAKRLQGFDCEVIFHDIKDNLSNPYAKQVSLAELQQRADIVSLHIPQTAETTNLVDKIFIEQMAKPFWLINTARGKSVHTADLIAALESGKVKGAALDVLEYEKSSFEHLFADDTLPEPMRYLIESERVLLSPHIAGWTFESKEKLAQVIIDKIRNTFHEK from the coding sequence ATGACAACAAAAAAAGTATTACACCTGGATAGTAATCATCCTTTAATGCTAACACAATTGGATCAATTGGGATACGTTAATATTGAAGATTACACGTCAAGTAAAGAAAAAATAGAAGAAACGATACACGAATATGAGGGTGTTATCATACGCAGTCGCTTCAAAATAGATCAATCCTTTCTTGAGAAAGCAACCCAACTAAAATTCATTGGTCGTGTTGGAGCAGGTTTAGAAAACATTGATTGTGAATTTGCGGCATCCAAAGGCATTGTCTTAATTGCGGCTCCAGAAGGGAACCAAACAGCAGTTGGCGAACATGCGTTAGGTATGTTATTAACGCTCTTCAATAAATTGAATATCGTTGACCAAGAGGTACGTCGAGGCATCTGGATACGCGAGGGCAATAGAGGCCACGAAATTGAAGGAAAAACGGTGGGTATTATTGGATATGGGCACATGGGAAATGCTTTAGCAAAACGCTTGCAAGGCTTTGATTGTGAAGTTATTTTTCACGATATCAAAGACAACTTAAGCAATCCGTATGCGAAACAAGTTTCCTTAGCCGAGTTACAACAAAGAGCAGATATTGTAAGTTTACATATTCCACAAACAGCAGAAACAACGAATCTTGTTGACAAAATTTTTATTGAGCAGATGGCCAAGCCTTTCTGGCTCATCAATACGGCAAGAGGTAAATCCGTGCATACCGCTGATTTGATCGCAGCATTAGAAAGTGGCAAAGTGAAAGGTGCGGCTTTAGATGTTTTAGAATACGAAAAATCTTCATTTGAACACCTATTTGCTGATGACACTCTACCAGAACCGATGCGGTATTTAATCGAATCGGAGCGGGTATTACTATCACCTCATATTGCGGGTTGGACTTTTGAAAGTAAAGAAAAATTAGCCCAGGTAATTATAGATAAAATACGAAATACGTTTCACGAGAAATAA
- a CDS encoding exodeoxyribonuclease III, with protein MKKIISYNVNGIRAAIKKGLLEWMQEENADIICLQEIKAKEDQIPTDEITLAGYPYQYYFSAQKAGYSGVAVFCKEKPNQVTYGTGIDYMDFEGRNLRVDFDTFSVMSLYLPSASNIDRLDFKYQYMDAFFAYIQTLKKEIPNLIISGDYNICHKAIDIHDPIRNAKVSGFLPEERAWVDQFVDHGFIDSFRLFNTEPHQYSWWTYRANARNNNKGWRIDYNMVSEPMKDRIVNAAILQEVKHSDHCPIVVEIKA; from the coding sequence ATGAAAAAAATTATCTCCTATAACGTAAATGGAATCCGCGCAGCAATTAAAAAAGGCCTTCTAGAATGGATGCAAGAAGAAAATGCTGATATCATTTGCTTACAGGAAATCAAAGCGAAAGAAGATCAGATTCCAACGGATGAAATTACCTTAGCTGGCTACCCCTACCAATACTATTTTTCTGCTCAAAAAGCGGGGTATAGTGGTGTTGCTGTTTTTTGTAAAGAAAAACCCAACCAGGTCACTTATGGAACGGGTATTGACTACATGGACTTTGAAGGCAGAAATTTACGTGTTGATTTTGACACATTCTCTGTGATGTCCTTGTATTTACCCTCTGCTTCTAATATTGATCGTTTGGATTTCAAATACCAATACATGGATGCTTTTTTTGCTTATATTCAAACATTGAAAAAAGAAATCCCCAACCTAATCATCAGTGGTGATTACAATATATGTCACAAAGCCATCGATATTCACGATCCGATTCGCAATGCCAAAGTATCTGGATTCTTACCAGAAGAAAGGGCTTGGGTAGATCAATTCGTTGACCATGGTTTTATTGATAGTTTCCGACTATTTAATACAGAACCACACCAATACAGCTGGTGGACGTATCGCGCAAATGCGAGAAATAACAATAAAGGATGGAGAATTGACTATAATATGGTGTCTGAACCAATGAAAGACCGCATAGTAAACGCTGCCATATTGCAAGAGGTCAAGCATTCAGATCACTGTCCTATTGTCGTAGAAATTAAAGCATAA
- the xseA gene encoding exodeoxyribonuclease VII large subunit, producing MLENRKIFTLHAILNRVQQVFDELMLGKYFWVKVEVLKVSKDRRGHYYLELVEQVDDQVLARCRATIWQRNVERCIIDGGEELEKVVKAGAEILCYGEAVFHPMYGFSLHVIHVDYAFSLGEIERKKQMTLMQLSERGLLQLNKSKACPIVLQKIAVVASVGTSGYEDFVQHLTKNPYAFNFVLTPFDTQVQGEEASANIIRQLAAAARGNFDVVVIIRGGGSKFDLDVFNSIQVAAQIAQMPFAVFTGIGHETDSTVADFVSHTYFKTPSAVAAYIVALALAFDVYLTQSRAKLMEQTHRLMEQTKNRLIQLEEGIGNNSKFRIGESQGHLETQTTALSHVVQQLIQQSTSELRLVELTLESEAKILLKKKENTVQDYATRLAFWGKQSIGGERQRIIRLHEMIIACVKYKVTHTKAKLEQREEILPLFTIEHLLRKGFAVVRHQGKVLNEFTVLHKGDELELEIHNKVYQITIDSIEEIKRWKNLLMNEQLMN from the coding sequence ATGTTAGAGAACAGAAAAATATTTACCCTACACGCTATCTTAAATCGCGTTCAGCAAGTTTTTGATGAACTTATGCTGGGAAAGTATTTTTGGGTTAAGGTAGAAGTGCTCAAAGTTTCTAAAGATCGCCGTGGACACTATTACCTAGAGTTAGTAGAACAAGTAGATGATCAGGTATTAGCGCGATGTAGAGCGACGATTTGGCAACGCAATGTGGAACGCTGTATAATTGACGGAGGAGAAGAGCTGGAAAAGGTAGTCAAAGCAGGAGCGGAAATTTTGTGTTATGGCGAAGCTGTTTTTCACCCTATGTACGGTTTTTCTCTGCATGTTATTCACGTCGACTATGCCTTTAGCTTGGGTGAAATTGAACGCAAAAAACAAATGACGTTGATGCAGTTAAGCGAAAGGGGATTGCTTCAACTCAACAAGAGCAAAGCCTGCCCTATTGTCCTTCAAAAAATTGCGGTTGTAGCTTCTGTAGGAACTTCCGGATATGAGGATTTTGTACAGCATTTAACGAAAAATCCTTATGCCTTTAATTTTGTCTTGACGCCTTTTGATACACAAGTGCAAGGAGAAGAGGCAAGCGCAAATATCATTCGGCAATTAGCCGCCGCCGCAAGGGGTAATTTTGACGTTGTAGTTATTATTCGTGGTGGAGGCTCGAAATTTGATTTAGATGTGTTTAATTCGATTCAAGTTGCAGCGCAGATAGCCCAAATGCCGTTTGCTGTTTTCACTGGAATTGGCCATGAAACAGATAGTACAGTAGCCGATTTTGTCTCGCATACTTATTTTAAAACACCTAGTGCAGTAGCAGCGTATATCGTTGCTTTAGCTTTAGCGTTTGATGTATACCTAACACAAAGTCGAGCTAAACTTATGGAGCAAACACATCGCCTTATGGAACAAACAAAAAATCGATTGATTCAATTGGAAGAAGGTATAGGGAATAACAGCAAGTTTCGAATAGGTGAAAGTCAAGGACATTTAGAAACGCAAACGACAGCCTTGTCTCATGTCGTCCAACAACTAATTCAGCAGTCAACAAGTGAATTGCGTCTGGTGGAGTTAACCCTAGAATCTGAAGCTAAGATCTTGTTGAAAAAGAAAGAAAATACAGTACAAGATTACGCGACTCGATTGGCGTTCTGGGGTAAGCAAAGTATTGGGGGGGAGCGACAGCGTATTATTCGCTTGCACGAAATGATAATCGCTTGTGTGAAGTATAAAGTAACTCATACCAAAGCAAAACTAGAGCAAAGAGAAGAAATTTTACCTTTATTTACGATTGAGCATTTGTTGAGAAAAGGCTTTGCGGTGGTTCGTCACCAAGGTAAAGTCTTAAATGAATTCACTGTGCTACACAAGGGAGATGAGCTTGAATTGGAGATACACAACAAGGTATATCAAATTACAATTGACAGTATAGAAGAAATAAAACGATGGAAAAACTTACTTATGAACGAGCAGCTGATGAATTAG
- the mgtE gene encoding magnesium transporter has translation MEFKISDETIVQIEEFIATGREAELLELLKDIHAVDIAEMMNELHTEEAIYIFDILDSEVTAEILLNLDEDLREKILKSLSPKEIAEELDELDTDDAADIIAELSEKRKEEVLLELEDLEHAKDIVELLRYDEDTAGGLMAKEFVSVNENWSILTCVKEMRKQAEHVSRVHSIYVVDHEGRLKGRLSLKDLLTSSTTTHISDVYIPKVDYVKVDTEDTEVARIMQKYDLEAIPVVDEMGRLVGRITIDDIVDVIKDEADKDYQLAAGISQDVDTNDSILTLTKARLPWLILAMIGGFVAVNVSRSFEDAMEKFGVLFFFTPLIAAMAGNVGVQSSAIIVQGLANNTISGSIWKRLGKEVSLSLLNGFLLAILLMIGSHVLLGVDYIIGVTVSIALISVIIIASLIGTFVPIFLNKYGVDPALATGPFITTSNDIFGILIYFSIAKVILGF, from the coding sequence ATGGAGTTCAAAATCAGTGATGAAACTATTGTACAAATCGAAGAGTTTATTGCAACAGGAAGAGAAGCAGAATTACTAGAACTTCTCAAGGATATTCACGCTGTGGATATTGCTGAGATGATGAATGAGCTTCACACAGAGGAAGCGATTTATATCTTCGATATATTAGATAGTGAAGTTACTGCAGAAATATTACTTAATCTAGATGAGGATTTACGAGAAAAGATTCTAAAAAGTCTATCTCCTAAAGAAATTGCAGAAGAACTTGATGAACTCGATACAGATGATGCGGCAGATATTATTGCTGAATTATCAGAGAAGAGAAAAGAGGAGGTTCTTTTAGAGCTAGAAGATTTAGAACACGCGAAGGACATTGTTGAATTATTGCGCTACGATGAGGATACAGCGGGGGGATTGATGGCAAAAGAGTTTGTATCGGTTAATGAAAATTGGTCTATACTCACTTGTGTTAAAGAGATGCGCAAACAAGCAGAACACGTTTCTCGGGTACATTCTATTTATGTTGTAGATCACGAGGGCCGTTTAAAAGGACGCTTATCACTCAAAGATTTACTTACGTCTTCTACTACTACCCACATTAGCGATGTTTATATTCCAAAAGTAGATTATGTGAAGGTAGATACCGAAGATACTGAGGTAGCACGTATTATGCAGAAATACGACCTCGAGGCTATACCTGTTGTAGATGAAATGGGCCGATTAGTTGGTCGAATTACCATTGATGACATTGTCGATGTCATTAAAGATGAAGCAGATAAGGATTATCAGTTGGCGGCGGGTATTTCTCAAGATGTCGATACGAATGACAGTATATTAACGTTGACCAAAGCGCGATTGCCTTGGTTAATTTTAGCCATGATAGGTGGTTTTGTTGCCGTAAATGTATCCCGTAGTTTTGAGGATGCAATGGAGAAATTTGGAGTTTTATTCTTTTTCACCCCACTAATTGCAGCTATGGCGGGAAATGTGGGCGTGCAATCATCTGCGATTATTGTACAAGGACTTGCGAATAACACGATTTCAGGATCTATTTGGAAACGCTTGGGCAAGGAAGTGTCCTTGAGTTTACTCAACGGATTCTTATTAGCCATTTTACTGATGATTGGAAGTCACGTTTTACTGGGTGTAGATTACATCATTGGCGTTACTGTCTCTATTGCGTTGATTAGTGTGATTATTATCGCGAGCTTAATCGGCACCTTTGTTCCTATTTTTCTAAATAAATATGGTGTAGACCCTGCCTTAGCTACGGGTCCATTTATCACTACAAGCAATGATATTTTTGGTATTTTGATTTACTTCTCCATTGCCAAGGTCATTCTGGGTTTCTAA
- a CDS encoding GNAT family N-acyltransferase: protein MGLVTAKEVAKAINVDKYGILGTFTGWMLMKTLKITTLNKIYDRNKQLEELEFLNAILEEFQIEFQIDPEELKRLPKKGPYITISNHPLGGIDGMLLLKLMLEHDPNFKIIANFLLHRIEPLKPYIMPVNPFENNKDVKSSVLGLKETLRHLSDGKPLGIFPAGEVSTYKDDRLVVDKPWEEGAIKLIKKANVPVVPIYFHAKNSKLFYFLSQINPTLRTAKLPSELLTQKDRVIKIRIGRPISVEEQNEHYDLSDYGNFLRFKTYLLSNAYKDEDSRKWIKVPSFNFKFPKMVKDIVPPQPIDRIKQEIEVLREKDFRLLQSKNYEVFLCKSDLIPTILLELGRLREVTFREVGEGTNNELDLDQYDKYYHHMFLWDNEAEQICGAYRMGLGSEIYKKYGINGFYLNELFRFESELYPMMAQSIEMGRAFIVKEYQQKPMPLFLLWKGIVHTTLRFPEHQYLIGGVSISNQFSDFSKSLMIEFMRSHYFDPFIAQYVTPKMEYKVNLKDADKDLIFNETESDLNKFDKIIEDVEPAKLRVPVLIKKYIKQNAKVIAFNVDPLFNNAIDGLMYIKIADLPESTVKPVMEEFEAELERKIQEEANKYN, encoded by the coding sequence ATGGGGTTAGTAACAGCTAAGGAAGTAGCGAAAGCGATTAACGTGGACAAGTATGGTATCTTGGGTACTTTTACTGGGTGGATGCTTATGAAAACGCTTAAGATTACCACATTAAATAAGATTTACGATAGAAATAAACAGTTAGAAGAGTTAGAATTTTTAAACGCAATCTTAGAAGAATTTCAGATTGAATTTCAGATTGACCCAGAGGAGTTAAAACGATTGCCGAAGAAAGGACCCTATATTACTATTTCCAACCATCCATTGGGTGGTATCGATGGGATGCTCCTCTTGAAATTAATGTTAGAGCATGATCCGAATTTTAAGATTATAGCCAATTTTTTATTGCATCGTATAGAACCTTTGAAACCCTATATCATGCCTGTTAATCCATTTGAGAATAACAAGGATGTGAAATCAAGTGTATTGGGATTAAAAGAAACGCTTAGGCATTTAAGCGATGGTAAACCTTTGGGAATATTCCCAGCAGGGGAAGTGTCTACTTATAAAGATGATCGATTAGTGGTCGATAAACCATGGGAAGAAGGAGCAATTAAGCTGATTAAGAAGGCTAATGTACCGGTAGTTCCTATTTATTTTCATGCGAAAAACAGTAAATTATTTTACTTTTTATCGCAAATTAACCCAACCTTGCGCACGGCAAAGTTGCCTTCGGAGCTATTGACACAAAAAGATCGCGTAATCAAAATACGCATCGGTCGTCCAATATCGGTTGAAGAACAAAATGAACATTATGATTTAAGCGATTATGGTAATTTTTTGCGTTTTAAAACGTATCTGTTGTCTAATGCTTATAAAGATGAGGATTCCCGCAAGTGGATTAAAGTTCCGTCTTTTAATTTTAAATTTCCAAAGATGGTAAAGGACATTGTCCCTCCACAACCGATAGACAGAATTAAACAAGAAATTGAGGTTCTGCGCGAGAAAGATTTCCGATTGTTGCAAAGCAAGAATTACGAAGTGTTTTTGTGTAAATCAGATTTGATTCCCACCATATTATTAGAACTTGGTCGACTTCGTGAGGTTACTTTCCGCGAAGTGGGTGAAGGAACAAATAACGAATTAGATTTAGATCAATACGATAAATATTATCACCATATGTTCTTATGGGATAATGAAGCTGAACAAATATGTGGGGCTTATCGCATGGGATTAGGATCGGAAATTTATAAGAAGTACGGAATTAACGGTTTTTATCTCAATGAATTATTCCGTTTTGAGTCAGAACTTTATCCTATGATGGCACAGTCTATAGAAATGGGACGTGCATTTATCGTCAAAGAGTATCAACAAAAACCAATGCCTTTATTTTTATTATGGAAGGGCATTGTACATACAACATTGCGCTTTCCTGAACATCAATATTTAATTGGAGGAGTAAGTATTAGTAATCAATTTTCCGATTTTTCTAAATCGCTGATGATTGAATTTATGCGATCACATTATTTTGATCCTTTTATTGCACAGTATGTTACGCCCAAGATGGAGTATAAGGTAAATTTAAAGGATGCTGACAAAGATTTGATTTTTAATGAAACAGAGTCAGATTTAAATAAATTTGATAAAATCATTGAAGATGTAGAACCTGCAAAATTGCGAGTACCCGTGTTAATCAAGAAATACATCAAACAAAATGCAAAGGTAATTGCTTTCAATGTTGACCCTTTATTCAATAATGCCATTGACGGGTTAATGTATATCAAAATTGCCGATTTACCAGAAAGTACGGTCAAGCCGGTGATGGAGGAATTTGAAGCAGAACTCGAGCGAAAAATACAAGAAGAAGCGAATAAATATAATTAA
- the xseB gene encoding exodeoxyribonuclease VII small subunit: MEKLTYERAADELEQILTALKNDEVTVDELAEKVERASQLIVFCKKKLTATEEKIDKIMDKLEQ, from the coding sequence ATGGAAAAACTTACTTATGAACGAGCAGCTGATGAATTAGAACAAATTCTCACTGCCTTGAAAAACGATGAAGTCACCGTAGATGAATTGGCTGAAAAGGTTGAACGCGCTTCTCAGTTGATTGTTTTTTGCAAGAAAAAACTAACAGCAACGGAAGAGAAAATAGATAAGATTATGGACAAATTAGAGCAATAA
- a CDS encoding sugar phosphate nucleotidyltransferase produces the protein MRIIVPMAGRGSRLRPHTLTTPKPLIPIAGKPIVHRLVEDIAKVLDDKIEEIAFIIHESFGKQTEKDLIAIAEKLGAKGSICYQNEALGTAHAILCAKESMKGPIVVAYADTLFRADFNLDKTADSVIWVKQVEDPSAFGVVQLNNQNEIVDFVEKPATFVSDLAIIGIYFFKSGETLRQELEFLLDNNIIKGGEYQLTDALENMKQKGMRFVPGQVDEWMDCGNKDVTVDTNNRMLNFLEAEQGNYVSATAQLENSSIIPPCYIGDNVVLKNATVGPNVSLGNDSKVENATIKNSLIQTHAYIANANLDNAMIGNHAKYNGNHTNVSIGDYSVLD, from the coding sequence ATGAGAATCATTGTACCAATGGCTGGACGTGGATCGCGTTTACGCCCGCATACCTTAACTACACCTAAACCTTTAATTCCCATTGCAGGGAAGCCAATTGTACATCGACTGGTAGAGGATATTGCCAAAGTTTTAGATGACAAGATTGAAGAAATTGCCTTTATTATTCACGAAAGTTTTGGTAAACAAACGGAGAAAGACCTAATCGCGATTGCGGAAAAGTTAGGGGCTAAAGGAAGTATCTGTTACCAAAATGAAGCATTGGGAACAGCGCACGCTATTTTATGTGCCAAGGAGAGTATGAAAGGACCTATCGTAGTAGCTTATGCAGATACTTTGTTCCGCGCAGATTTCAACTTAGACAAAACAGCCGATAGTGTAATCTGGGTAAAACAAGTAGAAGACCCTAGCGCTTTTGGTGTTGTTCAATTAAATAACCAAAATGAAATTGTTGATTTTGTAGAAAAACCAGCAACTTTTGTTTCTGATTTAGCTATTATCGGTATCTACTTTTTCAAAAGCGGAGAAACACTGCGTCAAGAATTGGAGTTCTTATTAGACAACAACATCATTAAAGGTGGAGAATACCAACTAACCGATGCCTTAGAAAACATGAAGCAAAAAGGTATGCGCTTTGTTCCTGGACAAGTAGATGAATGGATGGATTGTGGAAACAAAGATGTTACGGTTGACACAAATAATCGCATGCTAAATTTCTTAGAAGCCGAACAGGGCAATTACGTTTCTGCTACTGCGCAGTTAGAAAATAGCAGCATTATTCCTCCTTGTTATATTGGAGACAACGTGGTATTAAAAAATGCAACTGTTGGTCCAAACGTTTCCTTAGGAAATGATTCAAAAGTAGAAAACGCAACAATCAAAAACAGTTTAATTCAAACTCACGCGTATATTGCAAATGCCAACTTGGACAATGCCATGATTGGAAACCACGCTAAATACAACGGAAATCATACGAACGTTAGTATCGGTGATTATTCTGTTTTAGACTAA
- a CDS encoding OmpA/MotB family protein, producing the protein MIKRLSISLLTLTLLSSCVTRRLYNELNQDYQTALDDNQRLADDLDMLNSSMSDLEQAKKQLAQQLKDLQQERQNLNAEISAAQNKLNDLQHSYANLEKHSEESLQAEAARLAKAKAELDLKSKRVQELEGILAANDKQMKALKDNLSQALNAFEGRGLTIEQKNGKVYVSMENKLLFKSGSWSVNEEGKSAVVELGKVLATNPDISVLIEGHTDNDKVIGNLGDGVQNNWDLSAKRALAIVSILTENSSIDKKNLTAAGRSEYAPIMSNSSIEGKAKNRRIEVILTPNLDKINEMLNQL; encoded by the coding sequence ATGATAAAAAGACTGTCTATCAGTTTACTAACACTTACTTTACTTTCTTCTTGTGTAACTCGAAGATTATACAATGAACTCAATCAAGATTATCAAACGGCTTTGGATGACAACCAACGTTTAGCTGACGATTTAGATATGCTAAATAGTTCGATGAGCGATTTAGAACAAGCCAAAAAACAACTGGCTCAACAGTTGAAAGACTTACAACAAGAACGTCAAAATCTGAATGCCGAAATTTCAGCAGCACAAAATAAGCTCAATGACTTACAGCATTCGTATGCAAATCTAGAAAAGCACAGTGAAGAATCACTACAAGCAGAAGCTGCAAGATTAGCAAAAGCAAAGGCTGAACTTGATTTAAAATCAAAACGCGTGCAGGAATTAGAAGGTATTTTAGCTGCAAACGACAAACAAATGAAGGCCTTAAAAGATAATTTATCGCAAGCGCTAAATGCATTTGAGGGACGAGGATTAACCATTGAACAAAAAAATGGGAAAGTCTATGTTTCGATGGAGAATAAACTGCTCTTCAAGTCGGGTAGTTGGTCTGTGAATGAAGAGGGGAAAAGTGCCGTCGTCGAATTAGGAAAAGTCTTGGCTACCAATCCTGATATTTCAGTATTAATTGAAGGACATACCGACAATGATAAGGTGATAGGCAATTTAGGAGATGGGGTTCAGAACAACTGGGACCTTTCTGCCAAACGCGCATTAGCTATTGTTTCTATTCTAACAGAAAACAGCTCGATTGACAAAAAGAATCTCACAGCTGCTGGCCGAAGTGAATACGCTCCTATCATGAGCAACAGTTCCATTGAAGGAAAAGCAAAAAACAGGCGTATTGAGGTTATTCTCACGCCTAATCTGGATAAAATCAACGAAATGTTGAATCAATTGTAA
- a CDS encoding mechanosensitive ion channel family protein produces the protein MFLSSLNQKNIDEIIDFSQLNGIYKWFFDHLNFLRLEEDETHVVTTIALLLAFSIVMFTLDYMLKNIFIVIARRYAALSKTKLDDMIINNKVLHNITHFIPVALARILFPIFFMGFPNVISFVLSLTNILFVIVITLLFRSIIRTVRDYAKTKPRLADKPIDSYTQVASIILYFFAGVIIFSTLTGKDPVKFLVSLGAASAILMLVFKDTIMGFVASIQVSTNDMVRVGDWIEMAKFGADGTVLEINLSTVKVQNFDKTITTIPTYLLISDSFKNYRGMQVSGGRRIKRSINIKMSSIRFLEPSEINELKKIQLLKPYIEERQKEIDDYNISTQADQSMPINGRRMTNIGLFRAYVLRYTQQNPNIHKEYHLMVRHLQPTEHGLPIELYMFTNSTVWAFYETVMADIFDHVLAAIDYFHLEVFELPSSDDVRQFISHSQDPTKQSPNT, from the coding sequence ATGTTTCTCTCATCCTTAAATCAAAAAAACATAGACGAAATAATTGACTTTAGTCAACTAAATGGCATTTATAAATGGTTTTTTGATCACCTAAATTTTTTACGCCTCGAAGAGGATGAAACGCATGTTGTTACGACAATCGCTCTACTTCTTGCCTTTTCTATTGTCATGTTTACTTTAGACTACATGCTAAAGAACATATTCATTGTCATTGCCCGAAGATATGCAGCCTTGAGTAAAACAAAATTGGATGATATGATCATCAACAATAAAGTATTACACAATATTACCCACTTTATACCAGTGGCCTTAGCGCGTATCTTATTCCCCATATTTTTCATGGGCTTTCCCAATGTTATCTCCTTTGTTTTATCCTTGACTAATATATTGTTTGTAATCGTCATTACGTTGCTCTTCCGTTCCATTATCCGAACAGTAAGAGATTATGCGAAAACCAAACCTCGTCTAGCAGATAAACCCATTGATAGCTATACGCAAGTAGCAAGTATTATCCTTTATTTCTTTGCGGGTGTTATCATCTTTTCAACCCTTACAGGTAAAGATCCCGTGAAGTTTTTAGTATCATTGGGAGCCGCTTCAGCAATTCTTATGCTTGTTTTCAAAGACACCATCATGGGCTTTGTGGCGAGTATACAAGTATCGACGAATGACATGGTTCGCGTAGGTGACTGGATTGAGATGGCTAAATTTGGCGCTGATGGTACTGTTTTGGAAATTAATCTAAGTACAGTAAAAGTGCAGAACTTCGACAAAACAATTACGACAATTCCAACCTATTTACTCATTAGTGATTCTTTCAAAAACTATCGTGGAATGCAAGTTTCTGGCGGAAGAAGAATTAAGCGAAGCATCAACATTAAGATGTCGTCGATTCGCTTTTTAGAACCATCGGAAATTAACGAATTAAAGAAAATCCAACTTTTAAAACCTTATATCGAGGAACGTCAAAAAGAAATTGACGACTACAACATCAGCACACAAGCAGATCAATCGATGCCTATCAATGGTCGTCGCATGACCAACATCGGTTTATTTCGTGCCTATGTATTGCGTTATACACAACAAAACCCAAACATACACAAAGAATATCACTTGATGGTTCGTCATTTACAACCCACAGAGCACGGTTTGCCTATTGAGTTGTACATGTTTACCAACAGCACGGTTTGGGCCTTTTATGAAACCGTAATGGCTGATATCTTTGACCATGTCTTAGCTGCTATTGACTACTTCCACTTAGAGGTATTTGAACTTCCTTCTTCTGATGATGTGAGACAGTTTATATCCCATAGTCAAGATCCAACTAAACAGTCACCCAATACATAA